One segment of Papaver somniferum cultivar HN1 unplaced genomic scaffold, ASM357369v1 unplaced-scaffold_137, whole genome shotgun sequence DNA contains the following:
- the LOC113334642 gene encoding putative uncharacterized protein DDB_G0292636, with product MDVVRKDEETVLRKSKKKKHKKNKEKNKKSKEIETLSTLEVSIEDKKKHNNSKEIEAISSSEVPTEKKKKHKRNKEKEALSSSEVPKDVGGEKGSEEKEGGSDYGIEESGKRKKKKDKEIVTECSDVECATDQAASKEKDHIFVSAEDNNEHVKKGKGKKNKRKNEMEVIPEKPALRSLVVRLNLVLVLLRRGTERRKC from the coding sequence ATGGATGTGGTAAGGAAGGATGAAGAGACTGTACTGCGGAAGAGCAAAAAGAAgaagcacaagaaaaacaaggagaaaaacaagaaaagcaaAGAAATAGAGACTTTAAGTACCTTAGAAGTAAGTATAGAGGATAAAAAGAAGCACAATAATAGCAAGGAAATAGAAGCTATAAGTTCCTCAGAAGTACCtacagagaaaaagaagaagcacAAGAGAAACAAGGAAAAAGAGGCTTTGAGCTCCTCAGAAGTACCTAAAGATGTGGGAGGCGAGAAGGGGTCTGAGGAGAAAGAAGGTGGGTCTGATTATGGGATAGAAGAAAGTGGTAAACGCAAAAAGAAGAAAGACAAGGAAATAGTTACTGAGTGCAGTGATGTAGAATGTGCAACTGATCAGGCGGCTTCTAAAGAGAAGGATCACATTTTTGTGAGTGCTGAGGATAATAATGAGCATGTGAAGAAGGGGAagggtaaaaaaaataaaagaaagaatgaAATGGAGGTGATTCCGGAGAAACCTGCATTGAGAAGTCTGGTGGTGAGGCTTAATCTGGTTCTCGTTCTTCTAAGAAGAGGAACAGAGAGGAGGAAGTGCTAG